Proteins co-encoded in one Arachis stenosperma cultivar V10309 chromosome 7, arast.V10309.gnm1.PFL2, whole genome shotgun sequence genomic window:
- the LOC130939446 gene encoding protein SRC2 homolog yields MASSRPPPSKSADLDLTIVSAKHLKNVNWKNGVLKPYVVFWVDPDRRLATKSDDSGSTKPIWNERFTLPLPPSYPPLHDTFLTLEVFHSRPSDTPNPLVGSLKIPLKDIDETSDPTRIRKFTLSRPSGRPQGKIHLKLGLLGRTPLPPPPPSQTIPDYPNPNPNNSNSPMFCYVPNPAARDYRGFSPSPSPSSPPYTAYGSASYGSSYSDLYSGYYPGYSGAVPPYPSRPFIDRPVGYAGPSGPSAPLDYSSSYEHKPKGGGGGVGKMGLGAGVAVGAVAGALGGLALEEGMKYEEDKIAERVESSSMATRDDYDYRGDY; encoded by the coding sequence ATGGCGTCATCACGGCCTCCTCCGTCGAAATCGGCTGACCTGGACCTCACGATCGTCTCAGCCAAGCACCTCAAAAACGTGAACTGGAAGAACGGCGTTCTCAAACCCTACGTCGTGTTCTGGGTCGACCCTGATCGCCGATTGGCCACTAAATCCGACGATTCCGGCTCCACAAAACCCATCTGGAACGAGCGCTTCACCCTCCCTCTTCCGCCCTCCTACCCACCCCTCCACGACACTTTCCTCACCCTCGAAGTATTCCACTCTCGCCCTTCTGATACCCCTAACCCCCTTGTAGGTTCCCTCAAAATCCCCCTCAAAGACATTGACGAAACCTCCGACCCCACCCGCATCCGCAAATTCACCCTCTCAAGACCCTCCGGCCGCCCCCAGGGCAAGATCCACCTCAAATTGGGACTCCTCGGCCGAACTCCTCTACCGCCGCCGCCGCCATCGCAGACAATTCCTGACTAcccaaaccctaaccctaataaCAGCAATTCTCCGATGTTCTGTTACGTACCTAACCCAGCTGCGCGTGACTACAGAGGATTCTCGCCTTcaccttctccttcttctcctccttaCACTGCGTACGGTTCTGCCTCTTACGGTAGTTCTTACAGTGATTTGTACTCTGGGTACTACCCGGGTTACTCCGGTGCGGTTCCGCCGTATCCTTCGAGGCCGTTTATTGATCGGCCCGTGGGCTATGCTGGGCCTAGTGGGCCTTCTGCCCCGCTTGATTACTCTTCCTCTTACGAGCATAAGCCCAAGGggggtggtggtggtgttgggAAGATGGGCCTTGGTGCTGGGGTTGCGGTGGGTGCTGTTGCTGGAGCGTTGGGTGGGCTTGCTTTGGAAGAAGGTATGAAGTATGAGGAGGACAAGATTGCTGAGAGGGTTGAGAGTTCAAGCATGGCTACAAGGGACGATTATGATTACCGAGGAGATTATTGA